From Rhinolophus sinicus isolate RSC01 linkage group LG15, ASM3656204v1, whole genome shotgun sequence, the proteins below share one genomic window:
- the POLR2A gene encoding DNA-directed RNA polymerase II subunit RPB1, which translates to MHGGGPPSGDSACPLRTIKRVQFGVLSPDELKRMSVTEGGIKYPETTEGGRPKLGGLMDPRQGVIERTGRCQTCAGNMTECPGHFGHIELAKPVFHVGFLVKTMKVLRCVCFFCSKLLVDSNNPKIKDILAKSKGQPKKRLTHVYDLCKGKNICEGGEEMDNKFGVEQPEGDEDLTKEKGHGGCGRYQPRIRRSGLELYAEWKHVNEDSQEKKILLSPERVHEIFKRISDEECFVLGMEPRYARPEWMIVTVLPVPPLSVRPAVVMQGSARNQDDLTHKLADIVKINNQLRRNEQNGAAAHVIAEDVKLLQFHVATMVDNELPGLPRAMQKSGRPLKSLKQRLKGKEGRVRGNLMGKRVDFSARTVITPDPNLSIDQVGVPRSIAANMTFAEIVTPFNIDRLQELVRRGNSQYPGAKYIIRDNGDRIDLRFHPKPSDLHLQTGYKVERHMCDGDIVIFNRQPTLHKMSMMGHRVRILPWSTFRLNLSVTTPYNADFDGDEMNLHLPQSLETRAEIQELAMVPRMIVTPQSNRPVMGIVQDTLTAVRKFTKRDVFLERGEVMNLLMFLSTWDGKVPQPAILKPRPLWTGKQIFSLIIPGHINCIRTHSTHPDDEDSGPYKHISPGDTKVVVENGELIMGILCKKSLGTSAGSLVHISYLEMGHDITRLFYSNIQTVINNWLLIEGHTIGIGDSIADSKTYQDIQNTIKKAKQDVIEVIEKAHNNELEPTPGNTLRQTFENQVNRILNDARDKTGSSAQKSLSEYNNFKSMVVSGAKGSKINISQVIAVVGQQNVEGKRIPFGFKHRTLPHFIKDDYGPESRGFVENSYLAGLTPTEFFFHAMGGREGLIDTAVKTAETGYIQRRLIKSMESVMVKYDATVRNSINQVVQLRYGEDGLAGESVEFQNLATLKPSNKAFEKKFRFDYTNERALRRTLQEDLVKDVLSNAHIQNELEREFERMREDREVLRVIFPTGDSKVVLPCNLLRMIWNAQKIFHINPRLPSDLHPIKVVEGVKELSKKLVIVNGDDPLSRQAQENATLLFNIHLRSTLCSRRMAEEFRLSGEAFDWLLGEIESKFNQAIAHPGEMVGALAAQSLGEPATQMTLNTFHYAGVSAKNVTLGVPRLKELINISKKPKTPSLTVFLLGQSARDAERAKDILCRLEHTTLRKVTANTAIYYDPNPQSTVVAEDQEWVNVYYEMPDFDVARISPWLLRVELDRKHMTDRKLTMEQIAEKINAGFGDDLNCIFNDDNAEKLVLRIRIMNSDENKMQEEEEVVDKMDDDVFLRCIESNMLTDMTLQGIEQISKVYMHLPQTDNKKKIIITEDGEFKALQEWILETDGVSLMRVLSEKDVDPVRTTSNDIVEIFTVLGIEAVRKALERELYHVISFDGSYVNYRHLALLCDTMTCRGHLMAITRHGVNRQDTGPLMKCSFEETVDVLMEAAAHGESDPMKGVSENIMLGQLAPAGTGCFDLLLDAEKCKYGMEIPTNIPGLGAAGPTGMFFGSAPSPMGGISPAMTPWNQGATPAYGAWSPSVGSGMTPGAAGFSPSAASDASGFSPGYSPAWSPTPGSPGSPGPSSPYIPSPGGAMSPSYSPTSPAYEPRSPGGYTPQSPSYSPTSPSYSPTSPSYSPTSPNYSPTSPSYSPTSPSYSPTSPSYSPTSPSYSPTSPSYSPTSPSYSPTSPSYSPTSPSYSPTSPSYSPTSPSYSPTSPSYSPTSPSYSPTSPSYSPTSPSYSPTSPSYSPTSPNYSPTSPNYTPTSPSYSPTSPSYSPTSPNYTPTSPNYSPTSPSYSPTSPSYSPTSPSYSPSSPRYTPQSPTYTPSSPSYSPSSPSYSPTSPKYTPTSPSYSPSSPEYTPTSPKYSPTSPKYSPTSPKYSPTSPTYSPTTPKYSPTSPTYSPTSPVYTPTSPKYSPTSPTYSPTSPKYSPTSPTYSPTSPKGSTYSPTSPGYSPTSPTYSLTSPAISPDDSDEEN; encoded by the exons AAACGAATGTCTGTGACAGAGGGGGGTATCAAGTACCCCGAGACAACTGAGGGAGGCCGCCCCAAGCTTGGGGGTCTTATGGATCCAAGGCAGGGGGTGATAGAGCGGACTGGCCGCTGCCAGACATGTGCAG GAAACATGACGGAATGTCCTGGCCACTTTGGCCACATCGAGCTGGCCAAACCTGTGTTTCATGTGGGCTTCCTGGTGAAGACAATGAAAGTTTTGCGCTGTGTCTGCTTCTTCTGCTCCAAATTACTTGTGGACTCT AACAACCCGAAGATCAAGGACATTTTGGCTAAGTCCAAGGGGCAGCCCAAGAAGCGGCTCACACACGTCTATGACCTCTGCAAGGGCAAAAACATCTGCGAGGGCGGGGAGGAGATGGACAACAAGTTTGGCGTGGAGCAGCCTGAGGGGGATGAGGATTTGACCAAAGAAAAG GGCCATGGTGGCTGTGGGCGGTACCAGCCCAGGATCCGCCGCTCAGGCCTGGAGCTGTATGCAGAGTGGAAGCATGTTAATGAGGACTCTCAGGAGAAGAAGATCCTGCTGAGTCCTGAGCGAGTCCACGAGATCTTCAAACGCATCTCCGATGAGGAGTGTTTTGTGCTGGGCATGGAGCCACGCTATGCCCGGCCTGAGTGGATGATTGTCACAGTGCTGCCTGTGCCTCCCCTGTCTGTGCGGCCTGCTGTCGTGATGCAGGGCTCTGCCCGTAACCAG GATGACCTGACTCACAAACTGGCTGACATCGTGAAGATCAACAATCAGCTTCGGCGCAATGAGCAGAACGGCGCGGCGGCCCATGTCATTGCAGAGGACGTGAAGCTCCTCCAGTTCCATGTGGCCACCATGGTGGACAATGAGCTGCCTGGCTTGCCTCGT GCCATGCAGAAGTCTGGGCGTCCCCTCAAGTCCCTGAAGCAGCGGTTGAAGGGCAAGGAAGGCCGAGTGCGAGGGAACCTGATGGGTAAGCGAGTGGACTTCTCGGCTCGCACTGTCATCACCCCTGATCCCAACCTCTCCATTGACCAGGTTGGCGTGCCTCGCTCCATTGCTGCCAACATGACCTTTGCGGAGATTGTCACCCCCTTCAACATTGACAG ACTTCAGGAACTAGTGCGCAGGGGGAATAGCCAGTATCCAGGGGCCAAGTACATCATTCGAGATAATGGCGATCGCATTGACCTGCGTTTTCACCCCAAGCCCAGTGACCTTCACCTGCAGACTGGCTATAAG GTGGAACGGCACATGTGCGATGGGGACATTGTTATCTTCAACCGGCAGCCAACTTTGCACAAAATGTCCATGATGGGGCATCGGGTTCGCATCCTCCCATGGTCTACTTTTCGCTTGAACCTTAG TGTGACAACGCCATACAACGCCGACTTTGATGGGGATGAGATGAACTTGCACCTGCCACAGTCCTTGGAGACGCGGGCAGAGATCCAAGAACTCGCCATGGTGCCACGCATGATTGTCACCCCCCAGAGCAATCGCCCTGTCATGGGCATTGTGCAGGACACTCTCACCGCAGTGCGCAAATTCACCAAGAGAGACGTCTTCCTGGAGCGG GGTGAAGTGATGAACCTCCTAATGTTCCTGTCCACGTGGGATGGGAAGGTCCCACAGCCAGCCATCCTGAAGCCCCGGCCCCTGTGGACAGGCAAACAGATCTTCTCCCTCATCATACCAGGCCATATCAACTGTATCCGCACCCACAGCACCCATCCCGACGATGAGGACAGTGGCCCTTACAAGCACATCTCTCCTGGGGACACCAAG GTGGTAGTGGAGAACGGAGAGCTGATCATGGGCATCCTGTGTAAGAAGTCTTTGGGCACGTCGGCTGGCTCCCTGGTCCACATCTCTTACCTAGAGATGGGTCACGACATCACTCGCCTCTTCTACTCCAACATTCAGACTGTCATTAACAACTGGCTCCTCATCGAGG GTCATACCATTGGCATTGGGGACTCCATTGCTGATTCTAAGACTTACCAGGACATTCAGAACACTATTAAGAAGGCCAAACAGGATGTAATAGAG GTCATTGAGAAAGCTCATAACAATGAGCTGGAGCCCACCCCAGGGAACACTCTTCGGCAGACATTTGAGAACCAAGTGAACCGCATTCTCAACGATGCTCGAGACAAGACTGGCTCCTCTGCTCAGAAATCCCTGTCTGAATACAACAACTTCAAGTCTATGGTTGTGTCTGGAGCTAAAGGTTCCAAAATTAACATCTCCCAG GTCATTGCTGTCGTCGGGCAGCAGAACGTGGAGGGCAAGCGGATTCCATTTGGATTCAAGCACCGGACTCTGCCTCACTTCATCAAGGACGACTATGGGCCTGAGAGCCGTGGCTTTGTGGAGAACTCCTACCTGGCCGGCCTCACACCCACCGAGTTCTTTTTCCATGCCATGGGAGGTCGTGAGGGGCTCATCGACACGGCCGTCAAGACTGCTGAAACTG GGTATATCCAGCGGCGGCTGATCAAGTCCATGGAGTCGGTGATGGTGAAGTATGATGCGACCGTGCGGAACTCCATCAACCAGGTGGTACAGCTGCGCTACGGCGAGGACGGCCTGGCGGGCGAGAGTGTTGAGTTCCAGAACCTGGCGACCCTTAAGCCTTCCAACAAGGCTTTTGAGAAAAA GTTCCGCTTTGATTACACCAACGAGAGGGCCCTGCGGCGCACGCTGCAGGAGGATCTGGTGAAGGATGTGCTGAGCAATGCGCACATTCAGAACGAGCTGGAGAGAGAATTTGAGCGGATGCGTGAGGATCGGGAGGTGCTCAGGGTCATCTTCCCAACTGGCGACAGCAAG GTTGTCCTCCCCTGTAACCTGCTGCGCATGATCTGGAATGCTCAGAAAATCTTCCACATAAACCCTCGCCTTCCCTCCGACCTGCACCCCATCAAGGTGGTAGAGG gagtcaaggagttgagCAAGAAGCTGGTGATTGTGAATGGGGATGACCCACTGAGCCGGCAGGCTCAGGAAAACGCCACGCTGCTCTTCAACATTCATCTTCGATCCACACTGTGCTCCCGCCGCATGGCTGAGGAGTTTCGGCTGAGTGGAGAGGCCTTCGACTGGCTGCTTGGAGAGATCGAGTCCAAGTTCAACCAAGCCATT GCCCATCCTGGGGAAATGGTGGGAGCTCTGGCTGCACAGTCCCTTGGAGAACCTGCAACCCAGATGACCTTGAACACCTTCCACTATGCTGGTGTGTCTGCCAAGAACGTGACACTGGGTGTGCCCCGACTTAAGGAGCTCATCAACATTTCCAAGAAGCCAAAGACCCCTTCACTTACTGTCTTCCTGCTGGGCCAGTCTGCTCGAGATGCTGAGAGAGCCAAG GACATTCTGTGCCGTCTGGAACATACAACATTGAGGAAGGTGACTGCCAACACCGCCATCTACTATGACCCCAACCCCCAGAGCACAGTGGTGGCGGAGGATCAGGAATGGGTGAATGTCTACTACGAGATGCCTGACTTCGATGTGGCCCGAATCTCCCCCTGGCTTTTGCGGGTGGAGCTGGACCGGAAGCACATGACTGACAGGAAGCTCACCATGGAACAGATTGCTGAAAAGATCAATGCGG GTTTTGGTGATGACTTGAATTGCATCTTTAATGATGATAATGCAGAGAAGCTGGTGCTCCGTATCCGCATCATGAACAGTGATGAAAACAAGATGCAAGAG GAAGAAGAGGTGGTGGACAAGATGGATGATGACGTTTTCCTGCGCTGCATCGAGTCCAACATGCTGACAGATATGACCCTGCAGGGAATCGAGCAGATCAGCAAG GTGTACATGCACTTGCCGCAGACAGACAACAAGAAGAAGATCATTATCACAGAAGATGGGGAATTCAAGGCCCTGCAGGAGTGGATTCTGGAGACGGACGGTGTGAGCTTAATGCGGGTGCTGAGTGAGAAGGATGTGGACCCCGTGCGCACCACGTCCAACGACATTGTAGAGATCTTCACG GTGCTGGGTATTGAAGCTGTGCGGAAGGCCCTGGAGCGGGAGCTTTACCATGTCATCTCTTTTGACGGTTCCTACGTCAATTACCGGCACTTGGCTCTCTTGTGTGATACCATGACTTGTCGCGGCCACCTGATGGCCATCACACGACATGGAGTCAACCGCCAGGATACAGGACCTCTCATGAAATGCTCCTTTGAGGAAACG GTGGATGTGCTTATGGAAGCAGCTGCACATGGAGAGAGTGACCCCATGAAGGGGGTGTCTGAGAATATCATGCTGGGCCAGCTAGCTCCAGCTGGCACTGGCTGTTTTGACCTCCTGCTTGATGCAGAGAAGTGCAAATATGGCATGGAGATCCCCACCAATATTCCCGGCTTGGGGGCTGCTGGAC CCACTGGCATGTTCTTCGGCTCAGCACCCAGTCCCATGGGAGGAATTTCTCCAGCCATGACACCCTGGAACCAGGGTGCAACCCCAGCCTACGGTGCCTGGTCCCCCAGTGTTG GGAGTGGAATGACCCCGGGGGCTGCTGGCTTCTCTCCCAGTGCTGCTTCCGATGCCAGTGGCTTCAGCCCTGGTTACTCCCCTGCCTGGTCTCCCACGCCGGGCTCCCCAGGCTCACCAGGCCCCTCGAGCCCATACATCCCATCACCAG GTGGTGCCATGTCTCCGAGCTATTCACCAACATCGCCTGCCTATGAGCCCCGCTCCCCTGGGGGCTACACACCCCAGAGTCCTTCTTATTCCCCCACTTCACCCTCCTACTCTCCTACCTCCCCATCCTATTCTCCAACCAGTCCCAACTATAGTCCCACATCACCCAGCTACTCCCCAACTTCTCCCAGCTACTCCCCAACCTCTCCCAGCTATTCCCCGACCTCCCCCAGTTATTCACCCACCTCTCCCAGCTATTCTCCCACTTCCCCAAGCTACTCGCCCACATCACCCAGCTACTCACCAACCTCTCCCAGCTACTCGCCAACGTCTCCCAGCTACTCACCAACGTCTCCCAGTTACTCACCAACATCACCCAGCTATTCTCCCACTTCCCCCAGCTACTCACCAACATCTCCGAGCTATTCTCCAACATCACCAAGCTACTCACCAACTTCCCCAAGTTACTCCCCCACTAGCCCTAACTATTCTCCAACCAGTCCCAATTACACCCCAACGTCACCCAGCTATAGCCCGACGTCACCCAGCTACTCACCTACCAGTCCCAATTACACGCCAACAAGCCCTAACTACAGCCCAACCTCTCCAAGCTACTCCCCGACTTCTCCCAGCTACTCTCCGACCTCACCAAGTTACTCCCCTTCAAGCCCACGGTACACACCACAGTCTCCAACCTATACCCCGAGCTCTCCCAGCTACAGCCCCAGCTCTCCCAGCTACAGCCCTACCTCACCAAAGTACACCCCAACCAGCCCTTCCTACAGTCCCAGCTCACCAGAGTACACCCCAACCTCTCCCAAGTATTCACCTACCAGCCCGAAATATTCACCCACCTCTCCCAAGTATTCTCCTACTAGCCCCACCTATTCGCCCACCACCCCGAAATACTCGCCAACATCTCCTACTTATTCACCCACCTCTCCTGTGTATACCCCAACCTCACCCAAGTACTCACCTACTAGCCCCACTTACTCACCCACCTCCCCTAAGTACTCACCCACCAGCCCTACGTACTCGCCCACCTCCCCCAAAGGCTCTACCTACTCGCCCACTTCCCCTGGCTACTCACCCACCAGCCCCACCTATAGCCTCACCAGCCCGGCCATCAGCCCGGATGACAGTGATGAGGAGAACTGA